The following coding sequences are from one Pelmatolapia mariae isolate MD_Pm_ZW linkage group LG4, Pm_UMD_F_2, whole genome shotgun sequence window:
- the galr2b gene encoding galanin receptor 2b produces MLSTHLTCTMSDFEDFTWPGGQANVSESYQLNPTSVIVSVVFSLIFLLGTIGNSLVLAVLLRSGQVAYNTTNLFILNLSVADFFFIIFCVPFQATIYSLEGWVFGSFMCKVVHFFINLTMYASSFTLATVSVDRYLAIRYPLRSRELRTPCNAVVAMVVIWGLSLVFAGPYLSYYDLIDYANSTVCIPGWEEQNRKVLDTCTFLFGYVIPVLIVSLSYTRTIKYLWTAVDPLDGMSESKRAKRKVTKMIIIVTVLFCICWLPYHVVILCYLYGDFPFNQTTYAFRLLSHCMAYANSCVNPIVYALVSKHFRKGFKKVFSCILSKHGRNKVHVVHVANTVPGFEAGSTEVSQMNEENVRQNECEMINRPVAEPREATVSLNLPFQQQQT; encoded by the exons ACCTGCACGATGTCAGACTTTGAGGATTTCACCTGGCCAGGAGGGCAAGCCAATGTATCTGAAAGCTATCAACTGAACCCCACCAGTGTGATTGTGTCAGTGGTCTTCTCTCTCATATTCCTGCTCGGCACCATTGGCAACAGTTTGGTGCTCGCTGTACTGCTGCGAAGCGGACAGGTCGCATACAACACGACCAATCTGTTCATACTCAACTTGAGCGTGGCTgacttcttcttcatcatctttTGCGTTCCTTTCCAAGCTACCATCTACTCTCTGGAGGGATGGGTATTTGGTTCCTTCATGTGCAAAGTCGTCCACTTCTTTATCAACCTTACCATGTACGCCAGCAGCTTCACATTGGCCACCGTGTCTGTTGACAG GTATCTGGCTATTCGCTATCCTCTGCGCTCCAGGGAGCTAAGGACCCCTTGTAATGCTGTGGTTGCCATGGTAGTTATCTGGGGTCTTTCCCTGGTCTTTGCGGGTCCATATCTCAGCTACTATGACCTGATTGATTATGCCAACAGCACTGTGTGTATCCCCGGCTGGGAGGAGCAGAATCGTAAGGTGCTGGACACGTGCACCTTCCTGTTTGGCTATGTCATCCCTGTGCTTATTGTGAGCCTCTCGTACACTCGAACTATCAAGTACCTGTGGACGGCTGTTGACCCTCTGGACGGCATGTCAGAATCCAAGAGGGCTAAACGCAAAGTCACCAAAATGATCATCATCGTCACTGTACTTTTCTGCATATGCTGGCTGCCGTACCACGTGGTGATCTTGTGTTACCTGTATGGAGATTTCCCATTTAATCAGACCACATATGCCTTCAGGCTTCTCTCTCACTGCATGGCCTACGCCAACTCTTGTGTCAATCCCATCGTGTACGCTCTGGTCTCCAAACACTTTCGCAAAGGTTTCAAGAAAGTGTTCAGCTGCATCCTCAGTAAACATGGGAGAAATAAGGTTCACGTGGTTCATGTAGCCAACACTGTGCCTGGGTTTGAAGCCGGCTCTACTGAGGTGTCACAGATGAACGAGGAGAACGTGCGACAGAATGAATGTGAAATGATCAACAGGCCAGTCGCAGAGCCAAGAGAAGCCACCGTGTCCCTGAATTTGccctttcagcagcagcagacttGA